The segment ACCTGCCGAAATATAGTGACCTGAATCTTTCTCCTGATGGATAGGAATTGGGAACATTTTCAACAGATCAATGTCATTCTTAATGACGTTTTGATGTACTGGCGCCTCTTCACTAGACAGTTGTTTAGGTGGTAATGGATGATCCATTGCGTCAAGAAATCGATCCGTCATTTCGTGTTTATCACATCCAATGGCTTTCGCAAATTGTTCCCGAGTGCTTGCAATTCCAGCAACTGCACAGCCGTCATAACCTTCAATTTTTGGAAAGAAAACAGGCTTTTCTCCATCGTATAATTTAGTATATCCTGCCATTTCGAATTTAGTTGATACCTCTTTATCAACCACTGCCAATTCCTTATTCTCATTTAACAGTCGTAACCAGGATCGTAATGATTTTATACTCATTTCTCCCTCAGGCCTCCATTTTTTATTCGAATTCTTGCAATGTTTTAGATGCTGAAATGGTTTGAAGATCTAATGGAATTTCTATAATGGTAGGTTTTTTATTCGCTAATGACTTTTTTAGAATGTCTCTGAAATCTTGGTTATCTTTGACTTTATAACCGTGCCCACCAAATATTATTCCTAATTTATCAAAATCTGGATTACCCAAATCAGATCCAATTACCCGTTTCGGGAATTTTTTCTCCTGATGCAAACGAATTGCACCATAAGAGTTATTATTGAAAATAAACGATATAACAGGAATATTATAGCGCACAGCTGTTTCAAATTCCTGAAGGGTCATCATAAAGCCACCGTCCCCTGATAACGTAACCACGGGGCGATCAGGATAAATCATTTTAGCAGCGATTCCAGATGGCAACCCATATCCCATCGTTCCCGATGTAGGACCCAAATACTTTTGGTTTTCTTTAAATATAAAGTAATTTGAAAACCATGTATAAAAGGTTCCTGCATCAGATGTTAATATCGCATTATCCGGTAAAATAGTATGCATATCATCAATTAATTCTTCCATTGAAAAAATACCACTTATCTGTTTACTACGTTGTTTTTTTCTTTCTAATAACGCGGTTTTATACCTTCGTTTACAATGATTTACCCATTCAGAAATTTCCGTTTGATGATTCAAATCAGTCAACACGCTCGTTAAAAGTTGCAATGCTTTCTTTGCATCCGCTTGAATGGATAGATTTGCGGAAAACGGCTGGTTCATTAAACTATTATTATCAATATCAATATGAATTACTTTTTGCTCTTTCGTAGGGAAAGAGTATTTCTGTGTCGTTATATCAGAGAGCCTTGTCCCGATTGCCAAAATGAGATCTGACTCTCTAAGGGTTTCAAGAATTTCAGGGAAAGTCCCTAAGCCAGTATTTCCTAAATAATTCGGATGGTCATTGGGAAAAACGTCGTGTCTCCTAAACGCCGACATAACCGGAATGCCAGTTAACTCAGAAAACTTTATAAGCTCCTCCTTACTATCTGATAAGGTTATTCCTCCCCCGGCTAAAATGACAGGTTTTTTACACAGATTTAAATTTTGAATGATGTTAGAAGCATCGTTTTCAA is part of the Pueribacillus theae genome and harbors:
- a CDS encoding thiamine pyrophosphate-binding protein produces the protein MKITGAQAVIKCLEIEGVNQIFGVPGEQILDLVDAIYDSSKLNFISARHEGGASFMAEAYGKTVGKPAVCIGTAGVGASQLTIGVHTAQQDSTPMLVIIGQVNSKFKGREAWQEVDIAAFFSHIAKYSVEVNEVSRIPEIIHLAVTIAKTGRPGPVVVSIPENLLGEKAKFHYSTPVSVRRPGLVENDASNIIQNLNLCKKPVILAGGGITLSDSKEELIKFSELTGIPVMSAFRRHDVFPNDHPNYLGNTGLGTFPEILETLRESDLILAIGTRLSDITTQKYSFPTKEQKVIHIDIDNNSLMNQPFSANLSIQADAKKALQLLTSVLTDLNHQTEISEWVNHCKRRYKTALLERKKQRSKQISGIFSMEELIDDMHTILPDNAILTSDAGTFYTWFSNYFIFKENQKYLGPTSGTMGYGLPSGIAAKMIYPDRPVVTLSGDGGFMMTLQEFETAVRYNIPVISFIFNNNSYGAIRLHQEKKFPKRVIGSDLGNPDFDKLGIIFGGHGYKVKDNQDFRDILKKSLANKKPTIIEIPLDLQTISASKTLQEFE